A genomic window from Acidobacteriota bacterium includes:
- a CDS encoding diguanylate cyclase: MSETTPISVIAVDIDASGSESSAQILTALRTHLRGGDVLFEQSRTRFVIILSATPQAGAQAMAQRMASEIRPLHRILVRIGVATATGTTDDVRALVHRAFSDLRHISPATSLG, translated from the coding sequence ATGAGCGAGACGACTCCGATTTCGGTGATTGCTGTTGACATAGATGCAAGCGGTAGCGAAAGCTCCGCGCAGATATTGACCGCTCTAAGAACCCATCTTCGCGGCGGCGATGTCTTGTTCGAGCAAAGTCGGACAAGGTTCGTGATTATTCTGTCAGCTACCCCGCAGGCGGGAGCACAGGCTATGGCGCAGCGAATGGCGTCTGAAATTCGGCCTCTTCATCGCATTCTTGTAAGAATCGGCGTCGCCACCGCCACGGGGACGACCGACGACGTCCGCGCCCTAGTTCACCGGGCTTTCAGCGATCTTCGCCACATCAGTCCAGCCACATCCCTCGGTTAG